The following are encoded in a window of Anopheles gambiae chromosome X, idAnoGambNW_F1_1, whole genome shotgun sequence genomic DNA:
- the LOC133391844 gene encoding trichohyalin-like: MSDEVQPQQVSAPYQLRPRKVSVVVMQPQPIERPATPMMDVCYSSDDDELNSTIIAMPEPASECEAAEAAMDLEPPAAAQPTPTGSPVPGNVVAAGPIDAGSCALLMAQLQSIGAQLTTALEELRLCREENAALRCENELLLTGSRSVLELQTAANASLQQSSGQGGNRETARKRQQRLRRRERERQQQQQQQQQQQQQQQPQQQQQQQQQQQQQQQQQQQQSLPRHEQRQQQLPPRLQQQQQQQQQPQQQQQQQPQQQLWTTVVRGRPSQRQREPQQQQQQQQPQQQQGERYVPPQLRQQRQQQQHPQQQQHLQQQQQQQQQRSQQQRPQQQRQQQQRSQQRKPAKPELIEVSPNEGQDWESLLLLVQTAVRTDERYKPLKDHVVLGRRTSKALLRLTLSRKANAQYMLQQVRAIVGSAGVCQHVTEMASVVIHDVDPLAREDELTSLLDSKFELGAGIVSTTMNKMADGTQRAYVRLPVKFAKELDGTKIKLGFCVSKIRATPPTPRERVRCYRCLELGHWAHDCRSPDYRQNMCIRCSVVGHMAKVCTSQPKCLKCGGPHTIGHPDCARSAVQ, from the coding sequence ATGAGTGACGAGGTTCAACCCCAGCAAGTGAGTGCGCCGTACCAGCTGCGGCCCAGGAAAGTGTCGGTGGTTGTGATGCAGCCACAACCCATCGAGCGCCCGGCCACACCGATGATGGATGTGTGCTATTcaagcgacgacgacgagctgAATAGCACCATCATCGCGATGCCGGAACCCGCGTCGGAGTGTGAGGCAGCGGAGGCGGCCATGGACTTGgagccaccagcagcagcacagccaACACCAACGGGATCCCCTGTCCCGGGCAACGTGGTAGCTGCTGGGCCCATCGACGCGGGAAGTTGTGCCCTGCTGATGGCACAGCTTCAAAGCATCGGCGCCCAGCTAACGACGGCGCTGGAGGAGCTGCGACTTTGCCGCGAGGAAAACGCGGCACTTCGTTGCGAgaacgagctgctgctcaCGGGCTCTCGTTCGGTGCTTGAGCTGCAGACTGCAGCGAACGCAAGCCTCCAGCAGTCGTCGGGGCAAGGCGGTAACCGGGAGACTGCCCGGAAGCGCCAGCAGCGGCTGAGGCGACGAGAGCgtgaacggcagcagcagcagcagcaacagcagcagcagcagcagcagcagcagccgcagcagcagcagcagcagcagcagcagcagcagcagcagcagcagcagcagcagcagcaaagtttGCCTCGACACGAacagaggcagcagcagcttcctcCACgattgcagcagcaacagcagcaacagcagcagccgcagcaacaacagcagcagcagccgcagcagcagctttggACAACGGTGGTAAGAGGCCGCCCGTCCCAGCGGCAACGtgaaccgcagcagcagcagcagcagcagcaaccgcagcagcagcaaggtgAGCGCTATGTTCCACCACAGCTCCGGCAgcagcgacagcagcagcagcacccacagcagcagcagcacctgcagcagcagcagcagcagcaacaacagcgttCGCAGCAACAGCGACCGCAGCAACAgcgtcaacagcagcagcgatcaCAGCAGCGAAAGCCGGCCAAGCCCGAGCTTATCGAGGTATCACCCAACGAAGGTCAGGATTGGGAGAGCCTTCTGCTGCTTGTGCAAACGGCAGTCAGGACTGACGAGCGGTACAAGCCGCTTAAGGACCACGTCGTCCTGGGCCGCCGCACCAGTAAGGCGTTGCTGCGTCTCACGCTCAGCCGCAAGGCGAATGCGCAGTACATGCTGCAGCAGGTTCGTGCCATCGTGGGCAGTGCTGGAGTGTGTCAGCATGTCACAGAAATGGCGTCAGTGGTCATTCATGACGTCGACCCGCTAGCCCGAGAAGACGAACTCACTTCGCTGCTTGACAGCAAGTTCGAGTTGGGAGCGGGAATTGTGTCCACAACGATGAATAAGATGGCCGACGGCACCCAACGTGCGTATGTGCGACTGCCGGTGAAGTTTGCGAAGGAACTCGACGGCACTAAGATTAAGCTGGGCTTTTGCGTCAGCAAAATCAGAGCCACGCCACCGACCCCTCGAGAGCGTGTGCGCTGCTATCGCTGCCTCGAGCTGGGTCATTGGGCCCATGACTGCCGCTCACCCGACTACCGGCAGAACATGTGCATACGCTGCAGCGTCGTGGGGCACATGGCAAAGGTATGCACTTCTCAGCCAAAGTGCCTCAAGTGCGGTGGTCCACACACAATTGGACACCCCGACTGCGCCCGGTCGGCCGTGCAATGA